Proteins encoded within one genomic window of Platichthys flesus chromosome 13, fPlaFle2.1, whole genome shotgun sequence:
- the lonrf2 gene encoding LON peptidase N-terminal domain and RING finger protein 2 — protein sequence MDTVFRSHQGEPFVHPLSNPGTPGICPEMLEVAEEANRAGDFNLAAEIYSSLQADLQQPDRGLCLRKADSLTRAGRISEALDPYCTAASLDKLRPEELPILVETIARTLQEKELSILATTNGTSSSSGEEDGIVGNGECEVDEAMDLFSCRLCKCLLHEPTTVECGHTFCKRCLEDETVKECTLCKHTLDNKDGLPNGLRLNVVLSGLLDKLFATESRSRRFWIEGEVLWKNQNLSEALEKYDAAVDLVPSSGRLLFQRAELNMEMRNFSKAVQDTSSLCRTKPLWTEAHYLKASALRKADRNDEALQEYLICLALKPDWTKVKLEAQKVLSELFSSVFDNEDRPTPLHPLQGGLASRLIKPDILLRSLRPLTQRPGSSSQDSDISVNIHAPVDNSSSRLSIVAPGKLDPAAGEGCTKSLAVVLAALPAFPSGLKRKHGNDVPSETFNPPSKQLRPDEVSGSQTLGSVCGGRIVPADLLDSGDMECSLCMRLFYEPVATPCGHTFCLKCLERCMDHNPNCPLCKENLAEYLATRGYNKTLLMEEVLQRYLGDELNERKKIHEEEMTELSNLKQEVPVFVCTMAFPTIPCPLHVFEPRYRLMIRRSMETGTKQFGMCIADELKGFADFGCMLQVRDVKFFPDGRSVVDTIGVSRFKVLSHGQRDGYNTAKIEYLEDKKVEGEELVELVKLHDSVYDQANGWFTSLKDNMKSQILSHFGHLPSKDPDPQGSPCGPAWCWWLLAVLPLENRAQLTILSMTSLKERLIAIRRVLIFVTRKRPR from the exons ATGGATACAGTATTCAGGTCTCACCAGGGCGAGCCTTTCGTCCACCCGCTCTCCAACCCCGGGACTCCGGGGATCTGTCCCGAGATGCTGGAGGTGGCGGAGGAGGCTAACCGGGCCGGGGACTTTAACCTGGCCGCGGAGATCTACAGCTCCCTGCAGGCTGACTTGCAGCAGCCGGACAGAGGCTTGTGTCTAAGGAAGGCGGACTCTCTGACCCGCGCAGGACGGATATCCGAGGCGCTGGACCCCTACTGCACAGCGGCCAGTCTTGACAAACTGCGCCCGGAGGAGCTCCCCATCCTGGTGGAAACCATCGCCCGGACTCTCCAGGAGAAAGAGCTGAGCATCCTCGCTACGACAAACGGTACAAGCAGTAGCAGCGGGGAGGAGGATGGGATTGTTGGTAACGGGGAATGCGAGGTGGATGAAGCCATGGACTTGTTTTCATGTCGCCTCTGCAAGTGTCTGCTCCACGAGCCCACCACCGTGGAGTGCGGACACACTTTCTGTAAACGCTGCTTAGAGGACGAGACTGTCAAAGAATGCACACTATGCAAACACACGTTGGACAACAAAGACGGACTGCCAAACGGCCTGCGACTGAACGTGGTTCTCAGCGGCCTGTTGGATAAACTGTTTGCAACTGAGAGCAGATCCAGGAGGTTTTGGATTGAGGGTGAGGTGCTGTGGAAGAACCAGAACCTCTCGGAGGCCTTGGAGAAGTACGATGCTGCTGTAGATCTAG TGCCCTCCTCAGGCCGACTGCTGTTTCAACGGGCTGAGTTGAACATGGAGATGAGGAACTTCAGCAAGGCAGTGCAGGACACCAGTAGCCTCTGTAGAACAAAACCTCTCTGGACCGAG GCTCACTATCTGAAAGCCAGTGCTCTCAGGAAAGCAGACCGGAACGACGAAGCCTTGCAGGAATACTTAATATGTCTGGCGCTGAAGCCCGACTGGACCAAAGTCAAACTGGAGGCTCAGAAG GTCCTTAGCGAGCTCTTTTCCTCCGTATTTGATAATGAGGACAGGCCGACACCACTGCATCCTCTGCAGGGAGGGTTGGCCAGCCGCCTCATCAAACCTGACATCTTGCTCAGGTCCCTGAGGCCTCTCACACAGAGACCAGGCTCCTCCTCACAG GACTCTGATATCAGTGTGAACATACATGCTCCAGTGGACAACTCATCCTCCAGACTGTCCATTGTGGCACCCGGTAAATTGGACCCCGCTGCAGGGGAAGGCTGCACTAAGAGCCTTGCCGTCGTTCTGGCTGCACTACCGGCGTTCCCTAGTGGCCTTAAGAGGAAACATGGCAATGACGTACCATCAGAAACCTTCAACCCCCCCTCCAAACAGCTCAGACCAG ATGAGGTGAGCGGCTCACAGACATTGGGCTCAGTGTGCGGAGGAAGGATTGTTCCTGCTGACCTGTTGGACAGTGGAGACATGGAGTGTTCACTGTGCATGAG ATTGTTCTATGAGCCCGTGGCCACTCCCTGCGGACACACCTTCTGCCTCAAGTGTCTGGAGCGCTGCATGGATCACAACCCCAACTGTCCCCTGTGCAAGGAGAACCTTGCTGAG TATCTGGCCACCAGGGGTTACAACAAGACCCTGCTGATGGAGGAAGTGCTGCAGCGTTACCTAGGAGACGAGCTGAATGAGAGGAAGAAAATCCATGAAGAGGAGATGACGGAATTGTCCAA CTTGAAACAAGAAGTGCCGGTCTTTGTGTGCACCATGGCCTTCCCCACAATCCCCTGCCCGTTGCACGTGTTTGAACCGCGCTACCGCCTCATGATCCGCCGCTCCATGGAGACTGGAACCAAGCAGTTCGGCATGTGTATAGCTGATGAGCTCAAAGGATTCGCCGACTTCGGCTGCATGCTGCAG GTTCGGGATGTGAAGTTCTTTCCTGATGGCCGTTCAGTGGTGGACACCATTGGTGTGTCACGGTTCAAAGTCCTCAGCCATGGCCAAAGAGATGGTTACAACACGGCTAAGATCGAGTACCTGGAAGACAAAAAG GTTGAGGGAGAGGAactggtggagctggtgaagCTGCATGACTCTGTGTATGACCAGGCAAACGGCTGGTTCACCTCGCTGAAAGACAACATGAAGAGCCAGATACTCAGCCACTTCGGACACCTTCCCAGCAAAGACCCTGACCCACAG GGCAGTCCCTGTGGTCCGGCCTGGTGCTGGTGGCTGCTCGCTGTCCTTCCCCTGGAGAATAGAGCCCAGCTGACCATCCTGTCCATGACCTCCCTCAAAGAGCGACTCATTGCCATCCGCAGGGTCCTCATCTTTGTCACGCGCAAGAGGCCACGGTGA